CAGCCGCCGCTCGACGAACTGCGCGACTGGCTGGTCGACCACTTCGTCGCGCTGCTGACCGCGACCGCCGCGCGCGATCCGCAGACCGCGCGGGTGACCCGGGCGGCGCTGCGCACGGAGGCCGCCGACGGCCCGGTCGGCGACCTCACCCGCCGCCTGCTGCCCGTCCTGAGCGAGGCCGCGCACCTGCTGTGACCTGCGCCTGCGCGCCGCGGATGGAAGACTGGAGCGGTGCGAAGCGAGAACACCCTGTTCGTCGGCGGGCCGCTGGACGGCCGGGTCCTGCCCGTGCTCGTCGGCGTGACCGGCCAGCCGCCGAAGACCTACGAGGTACCGGTGCCGAACGACGACGGACGGCCGCCGACGGTGCACGTCTACCGCCGGGTCCCCGGGCGGGTGGGCCGGCTGGGCCTGCCGCGCGGGTGGCAGTACGTCTACGACCCGGAGGGGAAACCGGGCGGTGGCGTCCGGGGTCTCAAGTGGCCCTGGAGCAAGCCGGACTGAGCGGACGCGCGGGGTGAAGCGCACCGCCCCGGCGGCCGGGCACGGGTGCCGGGCCGCCGGGGCGGTGGGTGAGCCGGCCGTCAGCCGGTCAGCGAGGCCAGGTAGGCGTTCGCCTTGTCCGGTTCGAAGAAGAAGTTCTCGAAGTCGGACGGGTCGTCGAAGCCGTTGGCGAAGCGGTCCGCGACGGGCTGGAGCTGGCCGGCCGCGCCGATGAGGTTGAGGACGTGCTCCGGCGGCGGCGCCAGCATCGCGTTGGTCCACTTGGTGACGTGCCCGGCGGTCTGCCAGTAGCGCTCGAAGGTGTTGTGCATCCACTTCTCGTCGAACGGCTGCTCACCGCGCTCCACGATGGAGGCCAGGTAGGAGGCGGCGCACTTGGCGGCCGAGTTGGAGCCCTGGCCGGTGATCGGGTCGTTGGCGACGACCACGTCGGCGACACCGAGCACCAGGCCGCCGGAGGGCAGCCGGCCGATCGGGTTGCGCACGGTCGGGGCGTAGCGGCCGGCCAGCGTGCCGTTGGCGTCGGTCAGTTCGACCTTGGTGGCGCGCGCGTACTCCCAGGGCAGGAACTTCTCCATCAGCTCCAGCGTGAGCGCCAGGTGCTCGTCGGGGTCCTTGACCGACTGGAAGACGTCCAGCGGGCCACCGGGGATGCCCTCCCAGAAGAGGATGTCGGCGCGGCCGGAGAGGGTGTACGTCGGCATGACGAAGAGCTCGCCGACGCCGGGGACGAGGTTGCAGCGCACCGCGTCGAACTCGGGGTGCTCCGGGCGCGGGCCCAGGCCGTGGACGTAGGCGACGGCGAGCGCGCGCTGCGGGGTGTCGTAGGGCGAACGGGAGGCGTCCCGGCCGAACATGGACACCAGCTCGCCCTTGCCGGCCGAGACCAGCGTCAGGTCGTAGCGGCTCGCGAAGAAGTCCAGGTCGGAGACGGCCGCGCCGTGGATGACGAGCTGGCCGCCACGCTGTGCGAAGGTCTCCATCCAGCCGGCCATCTTCACCCGCTGGTCGACGGACTGGGCGTAGCCGTCGAGCTTGCCGACCCAGTCGATGGCGCGCTGCGACCCTTCCGGTGCCTCGTGGCTGCCGGGCGCGGCGACCGAGACGCCGAGACCCTCGATGCGCGGGGCCTGGCTCTCCCAGAAGTTGATGCCCAGGTCGCGCTCGTGCTGGAGCGCGGTGTCGAACATGCACTGCGTCGACATGACCCGGCCGGAGCGGATCTCGTCGGCGGTGCGGTTGGACATCAGGGTGACCTCGTAGCCCCGGGCCTGGAGGCCGAGGGCCAGCTGGAGACCGGACTGTCCGGCTCCGACGACGAGTATCTTCCGCATGGCGGCACTCTTCTCTGTTACTGCGTTGTTCGGGGAGGGGTTGGGGGGTGGCGCGGAGCGGGCCCCGGGGACGGGCCCGCCCGCCGGTGGGCGGCCGGTTACTCCGGCGCGGACTCCAGCGCGTGGCCGACCAGCGACAGGAGCGACTGGATGACCGTGGGCCGCTTGCGCGCGTCCATGATCACGATCGGTACCTGCGGCGGTACGGTCAGCGCGTCGCGGACGTCCTCGGCGTCGTACGCGTCGGTCCCCTCGAAGTGGTTGACCGCGACGACGTACGGCAGCCCGCAGCTCTCGAAGTAGTCCAGGGCCGGGAAGCAGTCCTCCAGACGCCGGGTGTCGGCCATCACGATCGCGCCGATCGCCCCGCGCACCAGGTCGTCCCACATGAACCAGAAGCGCTGCTGCCCGGGCGTGCCGAACAGGTACAGCACCAGTTCCTGGTCGAGGGTGATCCGGCCGAAGTCCATCGCGACCGTGGTCGTGGTCTTCTCCGGGGTCGCGGTCAGGTCGTCGGTGTCCTCGCTGGCCTGCGTCATCACCGCCTCGGTCTGGAGCGGGGTGATCTCCGAGACCGATCCGACGAAGGTGGTCTTGCCGACACCGAAGCCGCCGGCCACCACGATCTTGGTGGCGATCGGTGCCCGCGAGCGGTCCGTCTGCCAGCTCTGCAGCCCCGCGTCGGCGGCCGCGGCCACCGGGTCGGCCTGACCCACGGAACCGGCGGTCGTCGTCGGCCCGGCCGATATCGTGTCAGAGCCTGTGAAGTCCACTCAGCACCCTTTCGAGCAGCGCGCGGTCGGGCCGGCCGGTGCCGTGCCCGGTGCCGTAGACGCGAATCTTTCCCTGGTCGGCGAGGTCGCTGAGCAGGACGCGGACCACGCCCAGCGGCATCTTGAGGAGCGCGGAGATCTCCGCGACCGAGCGCATCCGGCGGCACAGCTCGACGATGGCGCGCATTTCCGGCATTACCCGGTCGCCCCAGCCGCCGGAGGTCAGCTCGGGCCGCTCCTCGGGGGCCTCCAGCGCGGCCACGAACGTCTCGACGAGCAGTACGTGGCCGAAGCGGGTCCGGCCGCCGGTGAGCGAATAGGGGCGTACCCGCGAGGGTTTGCGGTCCCCGCCGCGTATGGGGAGTTTGGGGGTACTGCTACTCACTGGGCGCTCTCCATCGACTTGCGCAGCTCACTGCGGAGTTCGGGGGTGAGGACATGACCGGCCCGGCCGACGAAGAGCGCCATGTGGTAGGCGATGACGTTCATGTCGCAGTCCGGAGTGGCGTGCACGCCGAGCAGCGAACCGTCGCTGATCGACATGACGAACACACTGCCCTCGTCCATCGTGATCATCGTCTGCTTGACGGCACCGCCGTCCATCAGCTTCGCGGCCCCCTGGGTGAGGCTGCCGAGGCCGGACACGATGGTGGCGAGGTCGGCACTGGATCCCCGGGGCCCGTCACCGGCCCCCGGAAGGGCCTCCTGCCCGTCCGCCCCATCCGGGTCGGAGTTGAGCAGCAGCAGACCGTCCGAGGAGACCACCGCGACCGAGCGGATGCCCGGCACCTCGTCGACCAGGTTGCTCAGCAGCCAGTGCAGATTCCGTGCCTGGCTGCTCAGTCCTCGTCCGTAACCTGTGGGCGCTTGCGCCTTCAATCGCGTGCCTCCTCGCCAACGTGGCTCTCTCCCGGGGCCCCCGCTCCGTCGGTGTCGGTCTGTGGGATGGTCTGCTCCACCGTGCGTTCCGCGATCTCGGCCTCGACCTCACGCCGGCCGACCCGCGCCCCCTGCTGAAAGCCGCCGAGCCGGCGCCGCAGCGCCTCGGCGTTGGCCGCACCGCTCTTGCGCGGGGCGGTGGGCGCTTGCTGCTGTGCCACGACCTTGGGCGTGCGCTTGGGCAGCCCCATGGCGGTCCGCCGCTTCTCCGCGGACGGGGCGGCGGGCTCCGCACCGGCGTCCGCCGGTGCCGCGTCGGTGGCGGGCGCGCCGGTGGGCGCCCCGTCCGGCACGGGCCGGGTGTGCTGCTCCGGGCCGACGGCGTACGGGCCGGGCGCGGCCGGGGCGGGCGCGGCCGGGGCGGCCGGTGTGGCGACGCCGGCGGCCGGCGGCACGGTCCTGTCCGCGACCGGGGCCGCCTCGTCCGCCGGCCGGGTGTGCTCGTCGACGTCGCCGGGCGCGAGCCCGGCCGCGTCGATCGCGCGCTCGGCGGCGGCGACCAGCGGGTCCGCGGCCGGCGCGGCGGGGGCGGCCTGCGGCGCCATCCGCTGCGCCCGCGTCGGCAGGGCGTTGGAGTTGGCCTCGGCGACCGAGCCGGGCAGGCTCGGGGTGTGCGTCACGTCCCGCGTCGCGGCGGGCGACGCGGCCGGCCGGGTCGGCAGGATCGAACCGGGCAGCACGATGACGGCGGTGACGCCGCCCTGCCTGGCGTCCCGCAGCTGCACCCGGACGCCGTGCCGGGCGGCCAGCCGCACCACGACGTACAGGCCCAGGCCCAGCGCCTCGTCGACGTTCTCGGCGGACGAGGCGGCCTCGGCGTCCGACAGCCGCTCGTTGAGCTCGGCCATCCGCTCCGGGGTGATCCCTATGCCCTCGTCCTGGACCGAGAGCATCAGCTCACCGCTCTCCAACAGCCAGCCGGACAGCTCGACATGGGCGTCCGGCGGCGAGAACGCGGTGGCGTTCTCCAGGAGTTCGGCGACCAGGTGGCTGAGGTCGTCCGCGGCGAAGCCGGCGACCTGGGAGTGCGGCGGCAACGACTGGATGCGCACCCGCTCGTAGCGCTCGATCTCACTGATCGCGGCGCGCAGCACGTCCAGCAGCGGCACCGGGCCCTGGTGGGTGGTGCCGTGCTGCTCCGCGCCCGCGAGCACGAGCAGGTTCTCGCTGTTGCGGCGCATCCGCGCGGCGAAGTGGTCCAGCTTGAACAGGGTCGCCAGCCGCTCGGGGTCCTGCTCGCTCTCCTCCAGCGACTCGATGACGGCGAGCTGGCGCTCGACGAGTCCGAGGGTGCGCAGCGAGAGGTTGACGAACCGGCCCTGCACACCGGCGTGCGCGGCGGCCAGCCGCTCGGTGAGCTCGGCGACCTGCCCCTGGAGCGTGGCGCTCTGCTGCTGCAGGACCTCGCGCTGGGCGGCCAGCCGCTGCCGGCCGCCGATCAGCCGCTGGCGCTCGCCCTCCAGTTCGGCGGTGCGCCGGGTCAGCTCGCCGACCTGGGCGTGCAGCGCGTTGACGGACCGTACGGCGGCCTTGAACTCGTCGTTGCGGCCCTTGTAGCTGACGGGTTCCTCGTTGGCGGGGTCGTCGGCCACCCGCTTGGCGCCGATCCGCAGCGCCGCCAGCGGCTGGGTCATGCTCCGCGCGGCCCAGATGCCGGCGCCGACGGCCACCAGCAGGCAGAGCCCCTCCAGACCGATGCGGATCTCCAGCTCGGTCACGTCGTCGTCGCGCAGCGCGCCGAGGCGCTGGATGTCGGCGGTGGCCAGGGCGGATTCGACGCCGCGCATCAGTCCGATGCGGGAGGTGAGGGTGGCCTGCACCCGCTGGCGGCTGAGCCGCATGTCGGCGGCGTCCAGACGGGGCTGGTCGGTCAGCCGGGTCAGATAGCGCTCGGCGGTGGCCACGTCGGCGCCGTTGACGGTGCGGTCGTAGCGGTCCTTGGCGCTCTGGCTCGCGGCCTGGCGGAAGTCGCCCAACGCGCCCTGGGCACGCAGGTGCGCGACCTGGGCGAGCGCCGTCAGCCGGGGCTGGCTGCCGCCCGCGTTGAGCCCGGCGAGCAGCAGCCCGCGGGTGCCGGCGGCCTGTTCGGCGGCCCGGCCGAGGGCGGGCAGCGCGCGGATGTCGGCGGCCTCGGCGTCCGCGCGGGCGGGCAGCCCGCGGGCGATGCCGTCGCCGATCGCACCGAGCGCCTGGAGGATGCCGGTATAGGCGTTGTAGACCTGCTCGGGGGTGTCGGTCCCGGACAGCGCCTGGTGCCGGGTCTGCGGCAGGGTGGCCAGCAGGCGGGCGGCCGCCTTGTAGGCGGGGGCGTCGCCCGACGCGTCCTGGGCCTCGGAGCGCAGCTCGTCGATCTGCCGGTCGACCCGGGCCTGCTGGGTCCGGGAGACCGCGGAGTCGGCGGAGACGGCGGCCTGCGCCCGGGCGCCGCCGATCCCGCTCGCGCGGGTCCCGGTGCCGTTGGTGCCCGTGCCGTGCGTGCCGATGCCGTTGGCGCCCGTCGTACCGCCGGCGGTGCCCGTTGCGTTGACACCCGCGCCGTTGAGGCCGGTTCCGCCGGTTCCGGTGCCGTTGAGCCCCGTTCCGCCGGTTCCGGTACCGGTCCGGGTGGCCCGGCCGGCGGCCGCGTACGCGGTCATGCCGTCGCGTTCGTCGGCGAGGGAGTGCGACAGCGCGACGGCGCGGGCGTTCAGCTCGGCCTGATCCACCAGCTGCTGGCTGCCGTTGGCGTCGTCGGCGGTGGCGGCGAGACCGGGGGCGCCGGCCCCGAGGACCGCCGCGGCGACCACGGCCACCGCTCCGACGAGCCGGTTGCGCACCCGCGCGGGACGCCGTCCCGCGAGGTCGTCAACGGCCGTACCCGGTCCCTTGCCGGACAGCGGGCCCTTGCCGGGTCCCGCGATCGAACCGGCCGGTGAACCCGGCTTCCCTGCGCCGCCCCGAAGCCGCATCTTCCGCACCGCTGCTCGCAATCCTGTCTCGCCTGCCCACGCCGTGTGGCGTCGCGGACCCGGCTGGCTCTCCGCTCGCGGGGCGGACCTGCGCGAACACCGCAGCAGCGCACACTTCCGCGAGGGTAGACAGTCCGGCTTGCGCGTCACGACGGACGTCCTGGCCGCGCCCCGTGAACGGGCAACGACCATTCCACCGGCGCCGCGCAGTGGCTCGGCAACACATGCCCGGCCACCTGAACGAGTGAACATCAATCGGAGTTTGGCCATCAACTTCCGTGCGCCGACGTTTTCGGCGGCAACCCCGCGCAACCCCCGGACGGGTTTGGAGATGCGACCCGCTCCTGGCAGGATGCGCGCCCGCACGCCGCCGGGCCCGTGGTCCACACCATTCCCGCACAGCTGCCCCGGCCGCACGGGGTTACCGCCGGACACGCCCGGACACCGGGCGGAAACCACGGCCTCCGGCAGACTTGCCGCCATGCGCATCGAACTCGCCACCGAGCCGGGCGACCCCCAACGCCCAAACGAGGACTACGCATCGGTAGCTCTGCCGGCGTCCGGTCAGGGCGGCGTCCTCGTCCTGCTGGACGGCGTGACACCGCCCGAGGAGGACTACGGATGCCGCCACCCGGTCCCGTGGTTCACCGCGCGGCTCGGGGGCGCATTGTTGGAACTGTCGGTTTCACACCGGGATATGACGCTCACTGAGGTGCTGGCCGCGGCCATCTCCCGGACAGCCGAGGTTCACCGGACCACCTGTGACCTTTCTCACGCCCGCACTCCGCAGGCAACTGTCGTGCTCGCGCGGTGGTCCGGGGACACCGTCGACCATCTCGTCCTGTCCGACTCGGTGCTGCTGGTGGAACGGACCGACGGCTCGGTGCGGCCGGTGCTCGACCCGCGGCTGGACGAGCTGCCGCCCGCGGTACGGGCGCAGCGGGACGCCGTACGGGCGCTGCCGCGCGGCTCGGCGGAACGGGCCGCCGCGGGCCGGGAGTACGGCCGCGCGGTCGAGGCGCTGCGCAACGCCGAGGGCGGCTTCTTCACCGCCGCGGCCGACCCGGCGGTGGCCGCCCGCGCGGTCACCGGCAGCACCCCGCGCGACCGGGTCCGCTCACTGACCGCCCTCTCGGACGGCGCGAGCCGCTGGGTGGAGGTCTTCCACGAGGGCTCGTGGGCCGACTGCGTGCGGCTGGTGGCCGGCGAAGGACCCCAGGCGCTCATCGACCGGGTCCGCGCCGCCGAGGCCGCCGACCCGGAGGGCACCGGCCACCCCCGTGGGAAGGCCCGGGACGACGCGGCGGTGATTTTTGTGGCGCCGTGACAGAAACGGGCTCCGGCACGGGAACCGGGGACGGGTCCGCGGCGGCCGTCCGGACCGCGACGGGCGACCGGCCCGGCGGTCCGGAAGGTGCGGCTTATCCCTCCTCGCCCTCCTGCTCCGTATTCAGCCGGTGCAGCAGCCGCGCCAGTTCGGACACCTCGCCGCGGTCCCAGGAGGCCAGACGCCGGGCGTACTGCGCGCGGCGCCCGTTGCGGACGCGGGTGAAGCGGGCGCGCCCCTCGTCGGTGATCCGCACCAGGACCGCACGGCCGTCGGCCGGGTCCGGTTCGCGGGCGACCAGCCCCAGCTTCTCCAGGGCGTGCAGCTGACGGCTCAT
The sequence above is a segment of the Streptomyces lydicus genome. Coding sequences within it:
- a CDS encoding protein phosphatase 2C domain-containing protein, with the protein product MRIELATEPGDPQRPNEDYASVALPASGQGGVLVLLDGVTPPEEDYGCRHPVPWFTARLGGALLELSVSHRDMTLTEVLAAAISRTAEVHRTTCDLSHARTPQATVVLARWSGDTVDHLVLSDSVLLVERTDGSVRPVLDPRLDELPPAVRAQRDAVRALPRGSAERAAAGREYGRAVEALRNAEGGFFTAAADPAVAARAVTGSTPRDRVRSLTALSDGASRWVEVFHEGSWADCVRLVAGEGPQALIDRVRAAEAADPEGTGHPRGKARDDAAVIFVAP
- a CDS encoding DUF742 domain-containing protein; protein product: MSSSTPKLPIRGGDRKPSRVRPYSLTGGRTRFGHVLLVETFVAALEAPEERPELTSGGWGDRVMPEMRAIVELCRRMRSVAEISALLKMPLGVVRVLLSDLADQGKIRVYGTGHGTGRPDRALLERVLSGLHRL
- a CDS encoding GTP-binding protein; this translates as MGQADPVAAAADAGLQSWQTDRSRAPIATKIVVAGGFGVGKTTFVGSVSEITPLQTEAVMTQASEDTDDLTATPEKTTTTVAMDFGRITLDQELVLYLFGTPGQQRFWFMWDDLVRGAIGAIVMADTRRLEDCFPALDYFESCGLPYVVAVNHFEGTDAYDAEDVRDALTVPPQVPIVIMDARKRPTVIQSLLSLVGHALESAPE
- a CDS encoding styrene monooxygenase/indole monooxygenase family protein gives rise to the protein MRKILVVGAGQSGLQLALGLQARGYEVTLMSNRTADEIRSGRVMSTQCMFDTALQHERDLGINFWESQAPRIEGLGVSVAAPGSHEAPEGSQRAIDWVGKLDGYAQSVDQRVKMAGWMETFAQRGGQLVIHGAAVSDLDFFASRYDLTLVSAGKGELVSMFGRDASRSPYDTPQRALAVAYVHGLGPRPEHPEFDAVRCNLVPGVGELFVMPTYTLSGRADILFWEGIPGGPLDVFQSVKDPDEHLALTLELMEKFLPWEYARATKVELTDANGTLAGRYAPTVRNPIGRLPSGGLVLGVADVVVANDPITGQGSNSAAKCAASYLASIVERGEQPFDEKWMHNTFERYWQTAGHVTKWTNAMLAPPPEHVLNLIGAAGQLQPVADRFANGFDDPSDFENFFFEPDKANAYLASLTG
- a CDS encoding roadblock/LC7 domain-containing protein, producing the protein MKAQAPTGYGRGLSSQARNLHWLLSNLVDEVPGIRSVAVVSSDGLLLLNSDPDGADGQEALPGAGDGPRGSSADLATIVSGLGSLTQGAAKLMDGGAVKQTMITMDEGSVFVMSISDGSLLGVHATPDCDMNVIAYHMALFVGRAGHVLTPELRSELRKSMESAQ
- a CDS encoding sensor histidine kinase, producing the protein MRNRLVGAVAVVAAAVLGAGAPGLAATADDANGSQQLVDQAELNARAVALSHSLADERDGMTAYAAAGRATRTGTGTGGTGLNGTGTGGTGLNGAGVNATGTAGGTTGANGIGTHGTGTNGTGTRASGIGGARAQAAVSADSAVSRTQQARVDRQIDELRSEAQDASGDAPAYKAAARLLATLPQTRHQALSGTDTPEQVYNAYTGILQALGAIGDGIARGLPARADAEAADIRALPALGRAAEQAAGTRGLLLAGLNAGGSQPRLTALAQVAHLRAQGALGDFRQAASQSAKDRYDRTVNGADVATAERYLTRLTDQPRLDAADMRLSRQRVQATLTSRIGLMRGVESALATADIQRLGALRDDDVTELEIRIGLEGLCLLVAVGAGIWAARSMTQPLAALRIGAKRVADDPANEEPVSYKGRNDEFKAAVRSVNALHAQVGELTRRTAELEGERQRLIGGRQRLAAQREVLQQQSATLQGQVAELTERLAAAHAGVQGRFVNLSLRTLGLVERQLAVIESLEESEQDPERLATLFKLDHFAARMRRNSENLLVLAGAEQHGTTHQGPVPLLDVLRAAISEIERYERVRIQSLPPHSQVAGFAADDLSHLVAELLENATAFSPPDAHVELSGWLLESGELMLSVQDEGIGITPERMAELNERLSDAEAASSAENVDEALGLGLYVVVRLAARHGVRVQLRDARQGGVTAVIVLPGSILPTRPAASPAATRDVTHTPSLPGSVAEANSNALPTRAQRMAPQAAPAAPAADPLVAAAERAIDAAGLAPGDVDEHTRPADEAAPVADRTVPPAAGVATPAAPAAPAPAAPGPYAVGPEQHTRPVPDGAPTGAPATDAAPADAGAEPAAPSAEKRRTAMGLPKRTPKVVAQQQAPTAPRKSGAANAEALRRRLGGFQQGARVGRREVEAEIAERTVEQTIPQTDTDGAGAPGESHVGEEARD